Proteins encoded together in one Impatiens glandulifera chromosome 1, dImpGla2.1, whole genome shotgun sequence window:
- the LOC124920296 gene encoding uncharacterized protein LOC124920296, producing MVSMSMDVNGKCIEAANNDQLNDFPYNVNLSKSGVSNSECTDDEDEDEDLDLDFNPLLNDSPSIEAPSSLSSDSDKSTDSLDTDISSKTLGNEYAQENDYDMKLKRRKLAIVSDSDPGTLIEHVNSLSSWIDAGKDVTGEGTSRCQKLFDSNDENAICKRTRARYSLASFKLEELEIFLHEKDDDDDDEDDIQNVDDEEEYRKFLASVLPGGEENVDDEDEENDSDFELELEEALESDLDENTRHGLEEELKHSCGGPETRQNKHKKAVDLGTNKHLGHVNRTLRPLLPSAPITSFPVYVPSSEHSGAINGFTPYQLGQLHCLVYEHVQLLIQVYCLSISEPSQQHIASQIQYLISEMLNRRDQATDQRRNWHASGTMQSPGASPIEKRQFSSNRQEIETQIIDINFPLSSVTGPILSVLDVTPLSLVGKFMDDVTADMQEYQQRSIQATCDNPVERDPLFPFHIHPSSQTDTEVPKGTIAQTTKAPSSFHDYPPKKTLATTLVERSKKQSIALVPKSIAKLAQRFYPLFNSALFPHKPPPPSVANRVVFTDAEDELLALGLMEFNTDWKAIQQRFLPCKSKHQIFIRQKNRASSKAPENPIKEVRRLKNSPLTMEEIARIQEGLKVFKLDWMSVWKFVVPYRDPSLLPRQWRIANGTQKSYKATADEKLKRRIYDFNRKNYKPTLASWQVPSGKYDCQTKASVVKNKSGDDNVVNKGEAYVHEAFLADWRPGSSIPLRSEVSSSNIMERNQQNHLLPEASSHHAFMSPRRWKHLNSNRVHRTKGNLVKLAPGLPPVNLPPSVRVMSQSSFTAKEVLAPKIVNQNSTSKEIIPTLPPGAVALQNNKPRDMNSRQSDLEMHPLFFQSNGDGRLPFSPSNSRNLETSFTFVNGKKTQLNLIKGKDWFDKSAVSSSANIFDFHPLLQKEDVTNNNLLVSNSTEVGQKSISVSSETLQAASAKFCDPNEQADINASGHGVTTENETENMFNKQNESQTAVPFPDKLDSGLHTVVTCDLNAPAYGSLPEIVMEQEELSDSDEETGENVEFECEEMDDSDDG from the exons ATGGTTAGTATGTCAATGGATGTAAATGGAAAATGCATTGAAGCTGCAAATAATGATCAGTTAAATGATTTTCCTTACAATGTAAACCTATCTAAATCTGGTGTTAGCAACTCAGAATGtactgatgatgaagatgaagatgaggatTTGGATTTAGATTTCAACCCTTTGTTAAATGATTCTCCGTCTATAGAAGCTCCTTCCAGTTTGAGCTCTGATAGTGACAAAAGTACTGATTCCTTGGATACAGATATATCGTCGAAGACACTAGGTAATGAATATGCGCAAGAAAATGATTATGATATGAAATTAAAGAGGAGAAAATTGGCTATAGTTTCTGATTCTGATCCTGGTACACTTATTGAACACGTGAATAGCTTAAGCAGTTGGATAGATGCTGGTAAAGATGTCACGGGTGAAGGAACTTCACGTTGTCAGAAGCTATTTGattcaaatgatgaaaatgctATTTGTAAACGTACAAGAGCTCGCTATTCTCTTGCCAGTTTCAAGTTGGAGGAACTAGAGATTTTTCTTCATGAAAaagatgacgatgatgatgatgaggatgATATTCaaaatgttgatgatgaagaagagtaCAGAAAATTTCTTGCTTCTGTCTTACCAGGTGGAGAAGAAAacgttgatgatgaagatgaagaaaatgattCTGATTTTGAACTTGAACTTGAAGAGGCACTAGAGAGTGatcttgatgaaaacacaagGCATGGCTTGGAAGAAGAGCTTAAGCATTCTTGTGGAGGACCTGAAACCAGGCAAAATAAACACAAGAAAGCTGTCGATCTGGGAACAAACAAACATTTGGGTCATGTAAATAGGACATTGCGTCCACTTTTACCAAGTGCACCAATTACATCTTTCCCTGTTTATGTTCCTTCTTCAGAGCATAGTGGTGCTATAAATGGATTCACTCCATACCAACTTGGTCAGTTGCATTGTTTAGTATATGAGCACGTGCAACTTCTTATCCAAGTATACTGTCTTTCCATTTCCGAGCCCTCTCAACAGCACATTGCCTCCCAAATCCAATATTTAATTTCAGAGATGCTTAACAGACGTGATCAAGCAACAGACCAGAGAAGG AATTGGCATGCTTCTGGTACCATGCAATCACCTGGTGCCAGTCCCATAGAAAAGAGACAATTTTCTTCTAATAGGCAAGAGATTGAGACTCAAATTATTGACATCAACTTCCCTTTATCATCTGTTACTGGCCCTATACTCTCTGTTCTTGATGTTACTCCACTAAGTTTAGTTGGGAAGTTTATGGACGATGTAACTGCTG ATATGCAGGAGTATCAACAGAGAAGTATCCAAGCTACCTGTGATAATCCTGTTGAAAGGGATCCTTTGTTTCCTTTTCACATAcatccttcttctcaaactgaTACTGAAGTTCCTAAAGGCACAATTGCTCAAACAACAAAGGCTCCTTCTTCCTTCCATGATTATCCACCAAAGAAGACATTGGCTACCACACTTGTTGAAAGGTCCAAAAAGCAGTCAATAGCTCTTGTCCCAAAGTCAATTGCGAAGTTAGCTCAGAGGTTTTACCCTCTGTTTAATTCAGCATTGTTTCCTCATAAGCCACCTCCACCATCTGTTGCAAATAGGGTGGTCTTCACAGATGCAGAGGATGA GTTATTAGCTCTAGGTTTGATGGAGTTCAATACTGACTGGAAAGCAATTCAACAACGCTTTCTTCCCTGTAAGTCAAAGCATCAG ATTTTTATAAGGCAGAAAAATCGTGCATCCTCAAAAGCACCTGAAAATCCAATTAAG GAAGTTCGGAGACTGAAAAACTCTCCCTTGACCATGGAGGAAATAGCACGTATTCAAGAG GGATTGAAGGTTTTCAAACTTGATTGGATGTCTGTGTGGAAATTCGTTGTCCCATATCGAGATCCATCCTTGCTTCCACGTCAGTGGCGCATTGCTAATGGGACACAGAAGTCATATAAAGCAACTGCAGATGAAAAATTGAAGCGCAGAATATATGATTTCAATAGAAAGAATTACAAACCTACTCTTGCAAGTTGGCAAGTTCCATCGGGAAAATAT GACTGTCAGACAAAAGCTTCGGTTGTGAAAAACAAGAGTGGGGATGATAATGTAGTTAACAAAGGTGAAGCTTATGTTCATGAAGCCTTTTTGGCAGATTGGAGGCCTGGTTCCTCAATTCCTCTTCGATCTGAAGTTTCATCATCAAATATTATGGAGAGAAACCAACAAAATCATTTGCTGCCAGAAGCAAGTTCCCATCATGCTTTTATGTCCCCACGCCGTTGGAAACACCTCAACTCTAATCGAGTTCACAGAACAAAAGGAAACTTAGTAAAGTTAGCTCCAGGTTTGCCTCCTGTTAATCTTCCTCCATCTGTTAGAGTGATGTCACAATCATCTTTCACAGCTAAGGAAGTCTTGGCTCCTAAAATTGTTAATcaaaattcaacatcaaaagAAATCATTCCAACACTTCCTCCAGGAGCCGTTGCTCTGCAGAATAATAAACCTCGTGACATGAATTCTCGTCAGTCAGATCTAGAGATGCATCCTTTGTTTTTCCAGTCCAATGGAGATGGCCGATTACCATTTTCCCCATCCAACTCTAGAAATttagaaacttctttcactttCGTCAATGGAAAGAAGACTCAGCTAAATCTCATTAAGGGAAAGGATTGGTTTGACAAGTCTGCGGTTTCTTCTTCTGCAAATATTTTTGATTTCCATCCACTTCTGCAAAAAGAGGATGTCACcaacaataatttattagtttctAATTCAACTGAGGTAGGTCAAAAATCGATCTCCGTTAGTTCAGAAACATTACAGGCTGCCTCTGCCAAATTCTGTGATCCAAATGAACAGGCTGACATAAATGCCTCGGGTCATGGAGTTACCACAGAAAATGAAACTGAAAAT
- the LOC124920297 gene encoding importin-5-like yields the protein MDPQTTQIQQAQLATVLGPDPVPFETLISHLMSSSNEQRSEAELIFNLCKQNDPNSLALKLAHLLQHSLAVEARAMSAILLRKQLTRDDSYIWPLLTPSTQSLLKSVLLGCFQSEEAKTIIKKLCDTVSELASNLLPENQWPELLPFMFQCVSSDSPKLQESSFLIFSQLAQYIGEMLIPHIKHLHGYFLQCLTSSANSDVKIAALSAVVNFIQCLTNSSDRDRFQDLLPVMMQTMSEALNSGQEATAQEALELLIELAGTEPRFFRRQLVDVVGNMLQIAEAVSLEEGTRHLAVEFVITLAEARERAPGMMRKLPQFISKLFSILMNMLLDIEDEAAWHSAQTEDEDAGETSNYSVGQECLDRLAIALGGNTIVPVASEQLPAYLAAPEWQKHHAALISLAQIAEGCSKVMIKNLEPIIKMILGSFQDPHPKVRWAAINAIGQLSTDFGPELQVQYHQQVLPALASAMDDFQNPRVQAHAASAVLNFCENCTPDLLTPYLDGLINKLLILLQNGKQMVQEGALTALASVADSSQEHFQKYYDAVMPYLKAILVNATDKSNRMLRAKAMECISLVGMAVGKDKFREDAKHVMDVLMSLQGTQMESDDPIASYMLQAWARLCKCLGQDFLPYMSVVMPPLLQSAQLKPDVTITSTESDDEIDQSDDESIETITLGDKRISIKTSVLEEKATACNMLCCYADELKEGFYPWIDQVAPTMVPLLKFYFHEEVRKAAVSAMPELLRSAKLAVEKGIAQGRNESYIKQLTDYIVPALVEALHKEPDTEICANMLDALNECIQISGLLLDENQVKSIVEEIKQAITASSSRRREREERTKAEDFDAEENEIIREENEQEEEVFDQIGEILGTLIKTFKASFLPMFDELSSYLTPMWGKDKTVEERRIAICIFDDVAEHCRDAALKYYETYLPFLLEACNDENADVRQASVYGLGVCAEFGGPAFRPLVGEALSRLNRVIADPNALKSENVMAYDNAVSALGKICQFHRESINSSQVLPAWLNCLPIKGDLLEAKVVHDQLCSMVERSDTELLGPNNQYLPKIVTVFAEVLCAGKDLATEQTASRMINLLRQLQQTLPPATLASTWSSLHPQQQLALQSILSS from the exons ATGGATCCTCAAACAACTCAAATCCAGCAAGCGCAACTCGCAACGGTGCTCGGACCGGATCCGGTACCGTTCGAGACACTCATTTCTCACCTGATGTCATCGTCGAACGAACAACGATCGGAGGCTGAACTTATTTTCAATCTATGTAAGCAGAATGATCCAAATTCTCTCGCTCTTAAGCTTGCTCATCTTCTTCAACATTCGTTAGCAGTGGAGGCGCGTGCGATGTCCGCAATTCTACTTAGGAAGCAGTTAACGCGGGATGATTCGTATATTTGGCCGTTGTTGACACCGTCGACACAGTCGTTGCTTAAATCTGTGTTGCTTGGATGTTTCCAGAGTGAGGAAGCGAAGACTATTATTAAAAAGTTGTGTGATACCGTTTCTGAACTTGCTTCCAATTTGTTGCCGGAAAACCAATGGCCGGAGTTGCTGCCGTTTATGTTTCAGTGTGTTTCTTCTGATTCACCGAAGCTTCAGGAATCTTCGTTTCTGATATTCTCACAATTGGCACAGTATATTGGGGAAATGCTTATCCCTCACATTAAGCATCTCCATGGTTACTTCTTGCAATGTTTGACTTCCTCGGCTAATTCGGATGTGAAGATTGCTGCTCTCAGTGCTGTGGTTAATTTCATTCAATGCTTGACGAATTCGAGTGATCGAGATCGTTTCCAGGATTTGTTGCCGGTGATGATGCAGACGATGTCTGAAGCTTTGAATTCTGGACAGGAGGCTACTGCACAGGAGGCGCTTGAATTGTTGATTGAATTGGCAGGGACTGAACCGAGGTTTTTTAGGAGGCAGCTGGTGGATGTGGTGGGGAATATGCTGCAGATTGCAGAGGCGGTATCGTTGGAAGAAGGAACCAGGCATTTGGCTGTTGAATTTGTTATAACTCTAGCTGAAGCTAGAGAGAGGGCGCCTGGCATGATGAGAAAGTTGCCACAATTTATTAGCAAACTGTTTTCTATTTTGATGAATATGCTTTTAGATATTGAGGACGAGGCGGCGTGGCACAGTGCACAGACTGAAGATGAGGATGCGGGAGAGACTAGTAACTACAGTGTTGGACAAGAGTGTTTGGATCGTTTAGCGATTGCATTGGGTGGAAACACAATTGTCCCAGTGGCATCTGAGCAGTTGCCTGCATATTTGGCAGCTCCAGAATGGCAGAAGCACCATGCTGCACTTATTTCACTTGCACAGATAGCTGAAGGGTGTTCAAAG GTGATGATAAAAAATTTGGAACCAATAATCAAGATGATTTTGGGTTCATTTCAAGATCCCCATCCTAAAGTTCGATGGGCAGCCATCAATGCTATTGGGCAACTGTCAACAGACTTTGGGCCAGAATTGCAAGTTCAGTACCATCAACAGGTTCTTCCAGCTTTGGCTTCTGCAATGGATGATTTCCAGAATCCTCGTGTACAG GCACATGCTGCTTCAGCTGTGctcaatttctgtgagaattgcaCCCCTGATCTTTTGACACCATATTTGGATGGATTGATCAACAAACTGCTAATACTCTTACAG AATGGTAAACAAATGGTACAAGAAGGTGCCTTGACAGCCTTAGCATCAGTTGCTGATTCATCACAG GAGCACTTCCAAAAATACTATGATGCAGTTATGCCTTACTTAAAGGCCATCCTTGTTAACGCAACTGACAAGTCAAATCGGATGCTTCGTGCCAAAGCAATGGAATGCATTAGTTTAGTTGGAATGGCTGTTGGAAAAGACAAATTCAGGGAAGATGCTAAACAT GTTATGGATGTGTTAATGTCATTGCAAGGAACTCAGATGGAAAGTGATGATCCTATCGCAAGTTATATGCTGCAA GCATGGGCCAGGCTATGCAAATGCCTTGGACAGGATTTTCTACCTTATATGAGTGTTGTGATGCCACCGTTGCTTCAATCTGCTCAACTCAAACCCGATGTGACTATTACATCCACAGAGTCTGATGATGAAATTGATCAGTCTGATGATGAAAG TATTGAGACCATTACATTGGGGGACAAAAGAATATCAATCAAGACGAGTGTCCTTGAGGAGAAAGCTACAGCATGTAATATGCTATGTTGTTATGCTGATGAGTTGAAGGAGGGTTTCTATCCTTGGATTGACCAG GTAGCTCCAACTATGGTACCACTCCTGAAATTTTATTTCCACGAAGAAGTCAGGAAAGCAGCTGTTTCAG CTATGCCTGAGCTATTGCGATCAGCAAAATTGGCAGTAGAGAAAGGGATAGCTCAAGGTCGTAATGAGTCATACATTAAGCAGCTAACAGATTACATTGTACCAGCTTTGGTGGAAGCTCTACATAAG GAGCCTGACACTGAAATATGTGCAAACATGCTGGATGCATTGAACGAATGTATACAG ATATCTGGTCTGCTCCTAGATGAAAACCAGGTTAAGAGTATTGTTGAAGAGATAAAGCAAGCAATCACTGCCAGTTCTAGCAGAAGACGGGAGAGAGAAGAGAGGACCAAAGCTGAAGACTTTGATGCTGAAGAGAATGAAATAATTAGGGAGGAAAATGAGCAAGAGGAAGAAGTTTTTGACCAA ATTGGTGAGATTCTTGGAActttgatcaaaacattcaagGCGTCTTTCCTGCCAATGTTTGATGAACTCTCATCTTATTTAACACCTATGTGG GGGAAGGATAAAACAGTTGAGGAGAGAAGAATAGCAATTTGCATATTTGATGATGTTGCTGAGCATTGTCGTGATGCAGCTTTGAA ATATTATGAGACATATCTTCCTTTCCTTTTGGAAGCTTGCAATGATGAGAATGCAGATGTTAGACAG GCTTCTGTATATGGTCTTGGTGTTTGTGCTGAATTTGGTGGTCCTGCTTTTAGACCTCTTGTTGGTG AGGCTCTTTCCCGGTTAAATAGAGTGATAGCCGATCCTAATGCACTGAAATCTGAGAATGTAATGGCTTATGATAATGCTGTTTCTGCTTTGGGAAAAATATGTCAGTTCCATAGGGAAAGCATAAATTCATCtcag GTTCTTCCCGCATGGTTGAATTGCTTACCTATAAAAGGCGATTTACTTGAAGCCAAGGTTGTCCATGATCAGTTATGCTCAATGGTAGAGAG GTCTGACACGGAACTCTTGGGTCCCAACAATCAGTATCTTCCAAAAATTGTCACCGTATTTGCTGAG GTTTTGTGTGCGGGCAAAGATCTTGCAACGGAGCAAACAGCAAGCAGAATGATTAATCTTCTGAGGCAGCTTCAACAGACATTGCCACCAGCCACCTTAGCTTCAACATGGTCATCTTTACATCCTCAACAGCAGCTTGCTCTGCAGTCTATTCTCTCTTCGTAA